The following coding sequences lie in one Allochromatium vinosum DSM 180 genomic window:
- a CDS encoding O-linked N-acetylglucosamine transferase, SPINDLY family protein has translation MNPLLKSRKIIIMKLLANQEYSNAESAARRFIELYPDEVFGWKIAGAACFYLGRYQEARDFLLKAVVFNSRDPEIFSTLGNALFYQGRIKDALRCFERSLEIDADHSPALNGKGLCLMGLSLDRAEEARKCFERALSANQSQPEVYCNLGALLSQLGQLDEAVDLQRKSLELNPTYAEAYSNLGHALQDLGRVDEALDALEKATQVNPHSAVLFSNRLYALNYHPDKTAEDIFKSYQEFDRLFGLPHRASWIPHSNDRDPERRLRIGYVSADFGSHVIGYHLEPLLANHSREQFEITAYTERVGSDGLTARYRRLIDHWVPTKELTDEVMAERIRSDGIDILIDLAGHTSGNRLGVFARRPAPVAVTWMGYGYTTGLSAIDYFLTDAVMTPPGSEHLFAEQIWHVDCPVGTYRPAPDMGEVGPLPALTNGTVTFGTLTRGIRINHRVVRVWSDILRRLPGSRLVVDNKSFVTETAQARLAEQFAAHGIERERLIIGYHSPPWDVLRSTDISLDCFPHNSGTTLVESLYMGVPFITLAARPSVGRSGSTALIAVDHPEWIATTEAEYVDKAIALASDIERLATIRAGLRAEFEASPWRDESGFTRRVEQAYREMWRRWCATPQKK, from the coding sequence TGAAGCTCCTGGCCAACCAGGAATATTCTAATGCCGAATCTGCGGCACGCCGTTTTATCGAGCTGTATCCAGATGAGGTTTTTGGATGGAAAATAGCTGGCGCCGCATGCTTTTATTTAGGGCGCTACCAAGAGGCTCGGGATTTTTTACTTAAAGCCGTTGTTTTCAATAGCCGCGATCCGGAAATTTTCAGTACATTAGGTAATGCATTGTTTTATCAGGGACGCATTAAAGATGCCTTGAGATGTTTTGAGCGTTCTTTGGAGATTGATGCCGATCACAGCCCGGCTCTCAATGGGAAAGGACTGTGCTTGATGGGCCTGAGTCTTGATCGAGCTGAAGAGGCAAGAAAATGCTTTGAGCGCGCATTGAGCGCCAATCAAAGTCAACCTGAAGTCTATTGCAATCTAGGTGCGCTCCTTAGTCAGCTGGGTCAGCTAGACGAGGCTGTTGATCTGCAAAGAAAATCGCTCGAACTAAATCCAACATACGCTGAGGCCTACAGTAATCTGGGACATGCTTTGCAAGATCTTGGAAGAGTCGATGAAGCGCTCGATGCGCTTGAAAAAGCCACTCAGGTCAACCCGCATTCGGCAGTGCTTTTTTCAAATCGATTATATGCACTGAACTACCATCCCGACAAAACGGCTGAGGATATTTTTAAATCCTATCAAGAATTTGATCGTTTGTTCGGTTTGCCGCATCGCGCCAGTTGGATTCCGCACAGCAATGACCGAGATCCAGAACGGCGTTTGCGCATTGGCTATGTGTCAGCTGACTTTGGTTCGCATGTGATCGGTTATCACTTAGAGCCTCTTCTGGCCAATCATAGTCGCGAACAATTTGAGATTACAGCTTACACTGAACGCGTTGGGTCCGATGGATTGACAGCACGCTATCGACGGCTGATTGATCACTGGGTTCCAACAAAGGAATTGACGGATGAGGTCATGGCTGAACGCATCCGTTCCGATGGCATCGACATTCTGATTGATCTGGCTGGACACACGTCTGGAAATCGTCTGGGTGTGTTTGCCCGCCGCCCGGCTCCGGTCGCTGTGACCTGGATGGGTTATGGTTATACAACTGGCCTGAGTGCTATCGATTATTTCCTCACCGATGCGGTCATGACGCCTCCAGGCAGTGAGCATCTGTTTGCTGAGCAGATTTGGCATGTAGATTGTCCGGTCGGGACATATCGACCGGCACCAGACATGGGTGAGGTTGGGCCATTACCTGCACTCACAAACGGAACAGTGACCTTCGGCACCCTTACACGCGGCATTCGAATCAATCATCGGGTCGTTCGAGTTTGGTCAGACATCCTGCGGCGGCTTCCAGGTTCACGTCTCGTCGTTGACAACAAATCATTTGTCACCGAAACGGCGCAAGCACGTCTAGCTGAGCAATTTGCTGCGCACGGCATCGAGCGCGAGCGACTTATTATCGGCTACCACAGTCCGCCATGGGATGTGCTGCGTAGTACCGATATCAGTTTGGACTGCTTTCCGCATAATTCCGGTACGACCCTGGTTGAATCGTTATACATGGGTGTTCCCTTTATCACCCTGGCTGCACGCCCCAGTGTTGGGCGTTCGGGCAGCACCGCACTCATTGCGGTTGATCACCCGGAATGGATCGCAACCACCGAAGCAGAATATGTGGATAAGGCCATCGCCTTGGCAAGCGATATCGAGCGTCTGGCGACGATTCGCGCCGGACTGCGCGCTGAATTCGAGGCCAGCCCCTGGCGCGACGAATCTGGTTTTACCCGACGCGTCGAGCAAGCTTATCGGGAGATGTGGCGCCGCTGGTGTGCGACGCCCCAAAAAAAATGA